In Labrus bergylta chromosome 5, fLabBer1.1, whole genome shotgun sequence, the genomic window CCTGTCCAGTTGTTTCCGGCGCGTGCGTGTCGATCCATGACTGACTGCTGAAATGTATTCCAACAAGGCCTGGGAACACACAAATCATCCCaaaaaagtgtgtgtatttattgccttcactgtgtctgtgcatgtgctTTCATTCATTGTAAACACTCTGGACTGGATATATTGGGATTTGTATGATACCAACACGTGGTTCAGTGCAATACAGCTGCATTACGTGCGTACTGCATTGTGCAGGCCCGACAGCCTGATGGAAGGCAGTGGTTATTGATTTATGAGCTCACAATTGTGCCCTGCTTTGTGCTCTAATCAGCAACTGACACATCAGATCTTCACACCATTCATTTTAATGTGTTCAAAAGGAGTGCCTCACTTTCTGATGTAAAATTGTGTAATGTCTAAAGGCTGTTTAAAGCTTGTGATAATAAAACAGGGGTTTTTGTCTTCTATGTTAAGTTGACACCAATAAGTAAAACAGaaagaataaagtaaaaatagaaaTTGAAAGTTCTCCAAAGACAGTAAGCTAGTCAAAATAATCTTGTCTTgggtatttttctgttttgaatattGCTACTAAAGCCCATTAGAGCTGGACTAatcatatttaatataaacaatGGATAACAGAAAAGGCAAGTTTTACCTGAGAGGCCATCACACAGCCAACTCTGCCATTTCAGCCATAGACAGTATAAAAACGTGCGAGTCTCCATGTCAACAcccacccattggtttctgaggaGTGAATTATGGCGGTTGGATATGCTGATTTCCAACCAACTTCTGGCCAAACAAGaagcaggcaaagaggtggagttgagtGAATGAATATCTTAGTTGCTTAAAAAACATTCCCATTTCGCTTGACTCCCTTGTCAAGTAAATTCCAAACAAATACAACTTGAACAAAGCTGATTGTGAAAGGTCAGTTACATGATTTAGGTAAAGGTAAGCCTATAGCCTCCTgtcaaacagctacaacaacctGCTTGATAATACAAGCATTACCCCGTCAGTTTTTATTAATAAGAAAATGAGCTATGACCTCTCTAAGACTGATCTTCTTGTTATCCCAGCCAGTCCATCtacaaccacagatcaatatccagatTGGACCAACCAAACTTAACCCATCTGAACCCAGGGTTCATGATTGGCGTCAGCTAACCCTTAGGGCTCATGTGACCCTGATCGCTCAGACATGTCAATATGCCCTCTACAACATCAAAAAGAACAGAACATACCTATCAGAGCATCTCCTGGTAGGCTACAGGCATTTGTAATATCACATATTGACACTGCAACTCCTTGGTAGGTCCTCCTAGCCCATTCAAACCATCCTGTACGCAACAGTGTAACTGGTCTTCAACCAACCCAAAACAGCAAATCATTccactgttcatctccctccgCTGGCTCCCAGTTGCCGCTCACTTCAAATTGGAAACCCAGTTGcttgcttacaaaacagcagcaaacacGGATGCTGCCTACCTGAACCTCCTCATTCAGGTGTACTCTCCCTCCCGCCCAGTATActctctgccaatgaaagaTAGCTGGTCCTATCTTCACAACAAGTCACAagctagactcttctcctcttcagTTCCAATGTGGTGGAATAAATGACCAACCTCTGCAGAGTCCATTtccacctttaagaaaaagctaatctTTTGTCTGTCGGCACCTGAGTCCGACCTGACTTGATGATGTTTGTTGGCCCTGTTGTTTGCTCTTGTCTAGATCCTTGCTGTTGTTGCACTTACTGTCAGACGTacattgtttgaaaaaaagcatctgctaaataAAATTGTAACAATTTAATATTCTAACAATGCCGTTGACACCAAAACCactttttgtaccaggctgtaaacatgttaatttctgctggaAAAATAGGCACTTTCATTATCTTTAATGGGGATTCCTAGGTTTccggagccagcctcaagcagacactcgattcactcttctttttttttttgtagaaagcCATGGTGTCACCCTTTTTTTAAGGTGAACATCTCAAACCTTCCCTGCTGCATTCGGTCCTACTTGGCAGAGTGGATGTAAGTCAAAGCAACCCACTGCACACTACTTCCCAATTACCGAATAGCAAAGAGATCAAGGTAGCAAATAGctagcaaacaaaaacattaagaagCTGAAGACGGGGGCGCCGGTGGTTGAGTGGTTTGCGTGCCCCATGTGTCGGGGcaggcagcctgggtttgagtccaacctgtgggggctttaccgcatgtcattctgcctctccctgatttctggtAGCCCAAAaatcaaaaagaagaaacagcaaCGCAAGAAACTCTTTTCAGGTGTCGTGTAGAGCAAATTAAAGTATATTACATTTGGCTGGtgatcacaaacaaaacaaatgcccCGTATAGTACTGTTTGCGAACATGctagcaaatatattttttatatatatatatatatatatatatatatatatatatatatatatatatatatatatatatatatcatatataaatTCTGTTGCCCAAGAGTGTCAATtatgacaaaataaaatctaattATATCAAACTTATGACAAATTCGGGGCgctggtcctccaagcgggctgcccaggttcaaatccagcctgtggctccttttccgcacgtcattccccactctctctccctgatttcctactctttCCCCTGTCCtccacaaaaagcacaaaaataaatctttaaaaaaaataaaaaaaacatataatatTCTTAAAACAGCGACTCAAAATGTTAGCATTATTGGAAATCCTGCTATGTGAACATCTCTCAGTGGCCAATCATCTTCGAGTCTGAATCAGATGTAACCAGGATATATTTAAGAGGGATAGTAGGAATGAATTTGAACTGATAAAATTGTCAATGTAAGAACGTTTAAATTAGATTGTCAAGTGTGTAATGTAAGAGAGGAAGTGTCAACTGTTGGTCCTGTAAACAACGTAATGTGCACGTGAACAATGAAAGGTACAAGGACAGGAATGTGTCAGGAATTCAATAATAAGATTTAAGCggagaaaatatgaagaaagGGGTCATGCAACGagaaagtatgtgtgtgtctgtgtgtgcagctgtgcagGGACAAAGtgaagggaggagagagcaaAGGGGGTCCATTGTGGGACTTTGTGTGGCTCAGATTGTCCTCTTCTCTGGGAAAGTGGAAACTTAACACCCCTCTCCAGAGGTCTGGTTACCAGGTGAGtcaggaggaaagaaaagggaaaaacagagcgggaggagagtgagggagggagtgagcGAGAGATGCATaggtgtggagagagagacagaaaaggcgagggagggagaaaaggaaATGGAGAGAGGCTGAGAGATCAAGAGAGGAACACAGAGATTGCGATTAACAGCCTGAGACAGAATAAATAGAGGATCAGATTTTGGCTTAAAATCCTAGACACCAAAAATGGATGATCAACAATTCAGAATAAATTGTAAAACGTATCTTCTGCTACGCTAGCCCATCACATGTGGTTTGTAGATGAACTAACGATGTGGATTAAAATGATGTGATTAGATATGTCCTCTCCCTATGAAACCATAGACAAAGTAGAATAGCGAGTGATTAGATCATGATCTCATCTGAAGGTTGAAGCAAATACTGGATATGAATGTCAACACAACCCAACATGattataaaacaaatacacttGCAGCTTCTTTTCAAAAACCAAACATGAAGCTGAACTGGGGGCAGCGATAGCTTAGTTATAATATGACTCCTCCTAGTGGCCACTTTTGGGACTTCaattgttgtctttcatccaagTCAGAGGAACATCCTTCCACTTGTTTCCTCTTCAGAAATGATTCAAACATAACACATCTTATCAGACATTCTGTAttagaaaatgtacatttattttcttataatCACTTTTTACAAACTatacatagtttttttttttttttttacaaacatcacCTTCAACCCTGAACAACAAAGTTTACAAAGTACAAATAGAGGACACCATCTAGCTAGGAGAAAGACCACTCTGTATCCAGACAAATTccaacttgattttttttaagacatgCGTGACAGagtcatgatttaaaaatacaattaaaataaactcaGAAGGCGGAGGAGGGATATCTGATGTGACTTTACAAGAACACTTTTAGTGGCCCAAgtacacttctttttttatttttcacatattAAAACCAGATCATTTCTTACAAATATAttgcctttttgtttgtcaTCACATGCATCATGATATCAGATCATTTCTGTCCCTCTCAGAACTTATGGGCAtattcagctttaaaatgtccttttgaAAGCTCATTTGAAGTGGTTTCAGTGTACGGAGATAGCCTTAGAAGGCAACCTTAATGTGAtctatcagaaaaaaaaaacttaaaaacctTTGATCAAACTTTTATACAGTTCTTTCTGTTTATatgtttaagtgtgtttgtatgaaagccagagaggagggggagatggGAAGGGGGGGTGCTGGAGTGACCATGTGTGTTTGACAGGAGTGTTTTTGTGGATGGTTTCTCCCTTTCTCCCCCGATATTGTCTGGAGTGGATTGTGGAGGCGGCAGCTCTGAGAACAGCTGCTTCTGACACACACTGCATAAACACTATGTGTGTCACTTGGGgattgagtgtgtttgtgtgtgtgtctatgtggatGTGTGTTGAGGGGGTGGTAGGACACTTTTAAAATTGCCAAAAGGGACTCTCTAATAACCATTTGGTCTGTTTGAGACACACGTCACATGGCCACTAGAGAGAGGAATCCTCTTTTGGTATTAAACACATCTGTTCATAATTAAAAGAAGATGAATtcaccccttttttttaaacccttttgCTTACTGTAGTGTCCTGTTAGTAAAGCAGAGCAGTCCACCTCTAATATCAAATACACTCCCTGATAAGGGAGTACACTGAACTGTGTTTGCTGCAGCTTGTGTCCATGAAAGTGACTGAACTGCATGTATGTTCAgatatgcatgtatgtgtgtatctatCAGTGTGAGtacatgtttgtgcatgtgtttgtttgtgtgtgtttgcaagctTTCTGGCTGGCAGATATCATTGTCCTCCGTTATAAGCATAGTCTGCCTTGTTGTGCATGACCAGTCTGTTCTCCACAAAATAGAAGCTGTCTGACCGGGTCTCATAAGGACACTCCACCATCTGACGGACTGGAAAACAGACAACAGATGCATGTCAGTGATGCAAACAGAAGCCTTTTCAGTTTCCAAGCAATTACAACTGAACAAGCCGGACACAATTGATCAATTGCTAAAAACTACAAATGCAAGGTGCCTCTGTTGCTCAGTGGAAATAACTTGACTTTTGATTTGGGCCACTATTGCAAATAAGTGACACTAATATACCTCAATAATAACATTACATTTCCAAACTCAGTCATTGGTGCTTGAAAGGCATAATACAACCCTATTTAGAAATATGAACACTTTTTATTCAAGGAATATTAAAGCACagattgaaatgtatttatagcTGTTCTGACATGCAGATTATTCACACtggaaaaatcatttttactgATCATTCCTCCACTTCTTGCTGAACTTGCCTTTACACAGTTGTTTCCTAAAGCAACATGTAGCAGTTCAGTctgagcttaaaaaaaaacgagcTCAGCAGTTTGAATTGTCCAGATCAAGTAAGTGTTATCCAAATTTAGATACTCATGATGATATGCCTTTTTATGTTTCCCCCCCTGGCAGTCTTTtcatagttttacatttttggtgGCGGTATGTGGGTAATGCTGCGACCCAGACAATAAACATTGAAGGACAAAAAGTTACAAGTTACCttcatgctaatgttagctttagCTGAACTCTGGAGCGAAATTTTCATGGAAGAAATATGGTAACCGCCCCCCCCTCATGTCTTTCGTTGACATTACAAAAGGAAGGGAAGATCATGGATGGAGTGGAGGGATGGTTGCAGCCACTAATGACATTGTCTAAGAACACATGTCTGATATTGCATAGGCACAAAATTCCAAAATGTTCAGGCGTCTGTGTAGGTTGTCAGTCATCTAGGTCATGGTAAATTGGAAGcatgatccaaaggcaactggacattattgaagatgtttcacctcctatacggaaggcttcttcagttctaagcTATCTATTGGATGGACCTAGAAATGTAAAcctctgtggatcattagcatgctaatgctacaTCTTCAAGATCtccaaccaagtccagttgcctttggatcaagctttgaatttaccAAACTTTAGGAAAGTAAAGTACTTTTATGAAAACCAATAACATTTCCAGATTATATGTAAGTTAGTGCAGGAAGGAGCTACTAAATCTAATGGGATCATCCAGTCTCGAGTGTGATCATTTGAAGTTagtattcattattttttaagggTTTTTGTTTTAGGAGGAATTCACCAATATGTGCAGACAGAACTGCATTCACTAcctttataaaatataaataaaatcttTGACAGATCTTTgtcataaaaatgcaaaaatgggGCTGGATGACATGAATCCTCCATGCagcataaacacaacatgtgatGCTGTCCATAATTATGAATGAAGCACAGCTTGCATAGAGATAAAAGATTTTGTTGCTAATGTGGGTTGAATGTACTTGGCATAAAGTCTTCCTCTATGACACAGGACAAAGGGGGCATCACCAATCTCCATTAACGAGATGTCAACTGAACTTTTGTATCTTCGCTTTTTGCATTATGGACGGATAAAATAAGCTCCTACTACTTTATACTAGaccttaaaaaataatgatatgaTGTAATGTACACTTGTTTAAAATACCTGTTTTAAACTAGTTTTAAAGTGTTAACTGTTGTGAGCTAGAAGAACACGACTCACCCAGGCTCTCGGACAGCTGAGGAAACTCATAGATGTGCTCACAGGTGTTCCGACTGTTTGGGATACAGAAACCAAAGTCGAAGTCGAAGCTCTTCAGCAGGTGATCGCGGAAGTAGTGTCTCTCGATCATGCGGAAGTTGTTTAGAGGCCTGTTTCCAACTGTGAATTCCACCCTGATTaatgaacacagagagagggtaGACTGAGATGTCACTACAGCGCTGTAGCTCTGATTGTGTgcaataataatataataatataatgttaTTACAGTcgaacacagagacaaagagagctGCAATTGTATCCAATGTTTGTGAATGGAacaggtgagtgtgttttcCCTAGGTGTGCGTTGGTGGTGTGTGAGTCACTCACGTAGCTCCCACAGTTCTCAGGCGCAGGAAAGCTGGGGTGAACTGGTAGCGTACAAACCGGCCTGCGCTGGTGTCTGCTTCTCTGTTTTCCTCATCATCGTCTAAGACCAACAACATACGATTCACACTGAGGACTCTTTTATGATCCAAACATCTagcaatgttgttgttgtttctgattATTACAAAAATGCTTTGAGACTTTGAAGCTAAGAACAAGTAGTCAGCAGAGAACACAGCAATGTTCAGAGAGAAGATTCTTAGCAGTCAACATCTTGATTTTCATTATTAACATACAGTACCTGCATGCGGGGGCTTGGCAATTTCAAACAGGACAGTGCCGGTCTCCAGGTCTCTGATCTTAAAGCGTACAAAGTCAATGTTGTAAATATTTTCCTCAGGTTTACAGAGGTACCCTGTAGCAATGATAGACAGGAGACGAGAGTCATAAATACTGAGAATATTGTCAAGCCATTTTAGTTAAGTCAATATGTAGACAGTCTGCTTGGACACGAACAAAGACAACCTGCAAAACTCTGTGCTTGACTTTATTCAACACTCACACTTAGTTTTGCTTATGCAAAGACACATGCAGTTTTAATTATCCTCACTATAAAAATACATAAGATACTACCATTGTTATCATTTTGTAGCTACAGTAGTAAGTCAATACAGTCATAATGGAAATTACGAACATACAATGACAAAGGGTGTGTTTTGTaagaaacattaaataaaaacacaactttgaacTTCCAAGTTCAACTTCATAAACCCACATTCTCTTACAAGAAGCAGATGAAGTGTTTGATTAAATATATAGCTTCCATTCATATCAGATTGTATGTTTCCTCAACAGCTGCAAAAGTAGGCTACAGCAATGGCGACAACCTACTTTCATTTCATACTTTTTTTCGTTTATATATTTCCATACACTGTCGTCCTGACAAATCACATGATGTCACAGAAGTGCACTCCTGCATTTGCATCTGACATTTCCTGAAGACTTGGATGTCATTGCAGGATCTTAAACAGTTAAAGAGACACAGTAGAGGTCTATAGGCTGTTCCATAGGTGAAAGATGGTCCGATGACGTCTAACTTTATGATGTCATATGTAGGCTTATATCTGTCAGATAATTAGACTACAACTTTTATAAATAATTCCATATAGCCAATAAATCGTGCATCCATTTTTGATTAGGCTTACGTAATTTGCTCTATTTTAATTTATCCTAAAACTTACTATATTCTCTTTAGTGTAGGGATTCGGTTACATTATGTTCAAAAAGGCTACTCAATTCAGCATGGGCACCTCTCTAAGCTTCAGTGGTCCACATAAATAAGAGACTCAAACCTCTCGTAGCTACCCGCAGTCCTAACACATCCTCCGGCGTGATGTTCCCACTCTGTGTCCGCAGGTCTTCCTCCGTGACGGGCCTGCTGTCCACCTGACTCCTCCGGGACTTGAGCCTCTTCAGAACCCCTCCGCCGGGCTTACGCTGAGGAGCCGCAGTGCTGTGTCCGCCGCTGGAGACATTGTCAGCAACAGGCGCGTCGCTGCGGGCTTTCGCTCCGCTCATCGCTCGCTCTTTTAGGGCTTCCCTTCTCCTTGTTTTTTGACCGACTATCGGCTGCCTTCTTCGTCCCTGATTaatgcaagaagaagaagaagaagaagaagaagaagaagaagaagaagaagaagatggcgTCGTAGATGTCGAATGTCGAGAGAACTGTCGGTGAACGGTCAAGCGCTTGTTTTTGTAAGCACATGCTGTACAGTTGCCATGACAACTCGTCCAGAGGAGCCAGAGGCAGCAGTGAAGTAGTTCTGACAtgtccaccagggggcgacgGACGACCCAAAAATACTGACGCTACTGCTACTGTGGCCTAGCAGTGTTGCCAGGTCCGCTTGTTATAAGCgactttgggcttgtttttctgtaaagtcgCTTGCAAATATCGTCAGTCGCGGGTTGTGGGGTTTTAGGCTTGCTTTCTAAAGTGCAGTTGCTTGTTTGGGCTTACTTTGCTCCCTGTACGAACCCCTACTGATTCTCTCCCAACTCTCCACAATAAAGCCAAACAAGATCGCGACAATTTGTCCTTTTCCAGTTGCAATGATTGACAGCGAAACTATAATGTACTCAAACATGGTACATctattaaagttgtttttttttctacttgtcATGGATTATAACAAGTTGTTTTGTTAAGTTCACATGCTGACTAAAGACATGCTGGTTGTAGCCTACAG contains:
- the LOC109980811 gene encoding protein unc-119 homolog B produces the protein MSGAKARSDAPVADNVSSGGHSTAAPQRKPGGGVLKRLKSRRSQVDSRPVTEEDLRTQSGNITPEDVLGLRVATRGYLCKPEENIYNIDFVRFKIRDLETGTVLFEIAKPPHADDDEENREADTSAGRFVRYQFTPAFLRLRTVGATVEFTVGNRPLNNFRMIERHYFRDHLLKSFDFDFGFCIPNSRNTCEHIYEFPQLSESLVRQMVECPYETRSDSFYFVENRLVMHNKADYAYNGGQ